The Bradyrhizobium barranii subsp. barranii genome segment ATCCGCGTCTCGCGCGACGACTATGTCAGCTATCGCGAGGTCAACGCCTTCATGGCGCGCGCCTTGATGCGCTTCCGGAAAGCGAAAACGGCGTTCTGGGTGCAGGATTATCATTTCCTCGCGCTCGGCGCGGAGCTGCGCGATCTCGGCGTCGATGATCCGATCGGCTTCTTCCTGCACACGCCGTGGCCGGTCGTCGCGGTGATGCAGGGCGTGCCCAATCATCGCGAACTGATCACGGCGATGCTGGCCTACGATCTGCTCGGCTTTCAGACTAATGAGGATTGCCAGAATTTCCTCGGCTATGTCGCGAGCGAACTCGGCCTCGCCGTCGAAGACGGCGTTGCGATCTCGCAGCATGGCCGTACGCGTTGCGAGGTCTTTCCGATCGGCATCGATGCGGAAAAGTTCGCGGCTTACGCGGCGAAATCGGCCTCGCATCCCGACGTGTCGCGGCTGCGCCGCAGTCTCAACGGCGAGCGGCTCGCGATCGGCGTCGACCGGCTCGACTATTCCAAGGGTCTCGTCAATCGAATCAGCGCGTTCGACCGGCTCTGGACCGAGCATCCGCAGTTTGCGCGCAGCATCTCGCTGCTCCAGATCGCCAACCCCTCGCGCGGTGCGATCGAGGCCTATGGCAATCTCCAGAACGAGGTCGCGCGTCTCGTCAGCGACGTCAACGGCCGCCACGGCGAGGTCGACTGGACGCCGATCCGCTACCTGAACAAGGGTTTCAGCCAGGCCGTGCTTGCGGGTCTCTACCGCACCGCGCAGATCGGCGTGGTGACGCCGCTGCATGACGGCATGAACCTCGTCGCCAAGGAATATGTCGCCGCGCAGAACCCGGCCGATCCCGGCGTGCTGGTGCTGTCGAAGTTCGCCGGCGCCGCCAACGA includes the following:
- a CDS encoding trehalose-6-phosphate synthase, which codes for MNLVVVSNRVARGKPNEPMTGGLAAALLPVVEHSGAIWVGSSGRVRDGHQKEPFAEIEALGSGAIATLDLPAAHYGGYYEGFANSALWPALHSRSDLIRVSRDDYVSYREVNAFMARALMRFRKAKTAFWVQDYHFLALGAELRDLGVDDPIGFFLHTPWPVVAVMQGVPNHRELITAMLAYDLLGFQTNEDCQNFLGYVASELGLAVEDGVAISQHGRTRCEVFPIGIDAEKFAAYAAKSASHPDVSRLRRSLNGERLAIGVDRLDYSKGLVNRISAFDRLWTEHPQFARSISLLQIANPSRGAIEAYGNLQNEVARLVSDVNGRHGEVDWTPIRYLNKGFSQAVLAGLYRTAQIGVVTPLHDGMNLVAKEYVAAQNPADPGVLVLSKFAGAANELEMALLVNPHDIDGMARAIAVAAAMSLTERKMRWDAMMKTLRGHTIQQWSADFVAELEKCRTEKAVVAPLETQPPQALRWLKSAISGVRLI